atacatatgcatacacacatatgcatatatacacatacatacatatataaacatacacatacatgcacccatacacacatacacaccccaagaGGCCATACTATGGCCCCTCTTTCTCTAGACACTTGACTGCCACCATATGTTGAGAAATTCCAGGAAActggaggagaggggatggtTAGAAGCTTGGGAACCAGCGAGGGCTGTGTCTTCTGGctggctgggagaaggaaagcccTAACTCCCGGCTTATTCAACCATCACTTCACCACCCCTAGGACCTGGGCCTTGAAGGGAACCTCCTCACTGACATCCTCTACAGGAACGTGGCTTTGCTTAACCTGGTGGACCCCATCTCCCATGACTTGCTGGTGAACCTGGCCCGGGACCTGCAGTGCCCCAAGAAGGTGAGGTCAGCAGGCATAGGCCTGGGGGAACTTGGGTTCTCATGCTCGCTTAGACCTGAGGCTAGTCTTCAAGAGCAGCTTCAGGAGCAGGTCTGAGCTGTTTTGTTGAGTCCTAAAGCCGGGCTCTTAGGTAGACCTGTTTCCCACTGGCAGTGTTGCGTGCCCCACCTGAGCAGAAGACCCATAGGAACACAGAACACAGCCTGTCTTGATGCTTCCACTATCAGAACCATATATCCTTGTTCCCGGGTCAGAAGAGAGATGCCGTCGGCTGAGGCCCCTGGCCTCTATCCTACTTGGACACCTTTGGGGGCTGGGTGTTCACTCGATCTCTTCCACTGCTACTTGGGTCACAAACAAGCCACCTGCAGCCTCTACCTCCTTGGTCCCTGTTCTGACAACACCTGCAGATGTCCTACATCTGCACTGGCCTGTAGGTCTGTCTGTGGTCAGCCATGAGTCCCCAAGAATCTTAAACACAGTGAACTACCCCCAACATGAAATAAGGGGTCCACTGTAGGTTTTGTAAGCTCTAAGACCCACATCGGTGCTCAGCTGGCTAGCTCACAGCCATCCCAGTAGCCACCTAACTGACTGTGTGTTGCAAGTTCTGTGGGCTGCTTATAGTATAAAAGACTGTTCTAGGTAATAGCGCATACTCAGTGCCAGCTGTGTGGAAAGCACACCTTGTGTGCCCCAAGCTGGGCCTCTTTGGGGATACAATTAGGACCAAGAGAACCATGTGGTCCACTGAAACATCAAGCCCCGGCCCTGTCAGCCCAGACCCAGGCCCCAAGGGCACAGCGCAGCTTGGAGAATGAGGGGGAGAACGTGCTGACCTGGCTGGTTCCTATTCCCTGGGACTGGCGTCTCTGGAATAGGGCTCCCTCAAGGGGCTTGGTCTGGCCTCTTCCTTGTGGCAAGTCCCCTGTGGGTGTTGAGGGTGGCAAGCTGCTGGTTGATAGCTTGAGCTACTGGCCTTAGGCCTGAGGACTGGGAACAAGGGCCCATTGTCtgggttccctccctccctctgggcACTGCGGGCCTCAGACTAGCCTGTCCAATTCCCAGCAGGCAGCCTTTCTTGGCTGAGTGCCAGGTTTACAGCCGGGGCGGAATGGAGGGGGTTCAGGCTCATCTTCATTATgacggtgtgtgtgcatgtgtgtgtcctctcccccatccctgtAGGACCATGAGCCCTGGAAGTCCTCCGATAAGATCTGTCGGCAGCTCATCTACCACCTCACTCCTCACTCCAAGCGAAAGCCCCACCGGAAAACCCAGAACAGGTAAGGAGAGCCCAACCACACAGCCCTGGCAGTCTCTCAGGGCCCCTTCTCTGAAATCTCATTCTGTGGTTCCCTTGCCCTCATCTACATTAAGGCTCCAGCCCTGACAACCACCGTGGTCCACAGCCCCAGATGCCCCTAAGCCAAGCTGCACGCTCCACATGAAATGCTTTCCATTTTTTCCAGGACAGTGACACTTCCTGCCATTCCCTGGCCCCTTTATCCCCTGTCCCTTTTCAGGACCTGTGCTTCCCTGGGCCCCAGGTGCTCAGGTAAAATCTTCATAAGGACAGATTCTGAGCCTCCCATTTCACACAGAGTTAGGAGAGGGAAAGGAGCATGCCCAAGGCCGTTTCCTCCCTGATTACCCTGCAGCCCTTTGGGAGCTCATCCGCTCCAGGCTTCCTGATGCAGAGACCTCCACAGCCTCTTGATAGCGTACTCTGTGTGTGGTCCCCTTTTAGGGACCTCATGACACAGTTGCAGCCCAGAACCAAAGGTCTAGAACCACAGCTGGGAGTTAACCCGACCTCTATCCCCCACCCTGTGACCCAAGGTGAACCCGGAACCCACGAGACCGCTTCCTGCTCTAGCAGATGGGGCCCTAGTGATTCTCTCGCTGACCTTAGTAACCTGCCACCCAAAGCAGTCCTGTCTTCCTATAGGGCTGTGGATAAAGAGTAGGAGAGAAAGCGAAAATGTGCCCTCCCCCAGTCTCTAAGTTCCTCTTTCAGCTTAACGCAGGGAGGCCTCCCCTAGCAACCCCTTAGCCCACATAATCTCATTCCTCCCCCTTCACTATCCTGGGCCTGTCCCATCTCAGGGCCCCAAACACTGAGAGGACCAGAATGATCCCATATCCACTCACGGCGAAGGTTTTCCTTATCCTAAAGGATGCTGCTTCTAGAGCGGCACAGGAAAGAGGGTGTAggtttggggagctggagagatggatggctctGCGGTTAAAAGCACCAACTGCTCTCCTGAGtgacccgggttcaatttccagcacccacaggacaattcacaagtgtctgtaacttcagttctagaggacccgacaccctcacacagacatacatgcaggcaacacaccaatgtaaagtaaaataaatcttaaaataaaagttacaaaaGTATAGTCTCAGGGATCAGAGCACCATGATTTAGAGCCCTGGTCTCCACTTAGTGATGCACAGCCAAGGGGTCTTTTTTCACTTCTTAGTTCCCCTGTAGAATGGGCCATCACTTATACACCCTTGagctgtcttgaaaataaataatattaacagATACAAGAAGCACAATAATAACAGTTTGCATATAGACCCTTGATCATGTATGCAATCCTCATCACAACCCAAACTGAGCTCAGGAAGATTCCCAGCATTGCCTTTAGCCACCAACTTAATATCTTAAAAATGGcttccttatttttattctttaagtgtATGAGGACTTTCCCTGCATGCACGTTTGGGCACTGTGCATGTACTTGGTGCCTGAAAGGACCAGAGGGTGTAACTTGTAACTACAGTCACAGATAGTTGTTAAGCCATGATGTGGGTgataggaactgaacttgggcctTCTGaaggagcagcaagtactcttgacagctgagccatctctccagccccagaagtgGCATTTTAAGCCAGGCTTTGCCAGGTCGGAGGACCTAGGTTGTCCTTGGTGGACAGTAGTGTGTGGCGGCTGGGGTTCTGCCTGGGCCTGGGCTCTGGCTCAGTGCAcccacctgcatcctctcatagCCTCAAGAGCGGCCTCCAGAAGACTCTGCTGGCAGGGGAGACAGTGGACCTTTCTGGTATCCCTCTGTCCACCCGGGATGTACAGCACATAACCCGCTACCTGAGCAGCCACGGTGTTGAGCTGGTGGTCTTAGACCTGAGCTTCACGGAGCTGAGCGATGAGCTGCTGCACCTGTTGCTGCCCAGCCTCTGGGCTCTGCCCCGCCTCACCCAGCTGCTGCTCAATGGCAACCGACTGACTCGGGCTGCTGCGCGCGAACTCACGGAGGCTATCAAGGACACCGCCAAGTTCCCCGTGTTGGCCTGGGTCGATCTGGGTAACAATGTGGACGTGTCTTCACTTCCCCAGCCCCTGCTGGTTGGCCTGCGTCGGCGACTCAGTCAGCACACCTCACTCCCCACCATCTATGAGGGTCTGGACTTCGAGCCTGGGGGCGGCACGGCTGGGACCACAGCGGCTGTCTCCACCTGGGGCTCTGCAGCGAATGAGCCAGGACTAGAGCCGCAGGGTTGTTGTGCTAGGTGACTAACTGGTCTGCTTCATTGGTACTGACTGAGGTCTTTTAAGAATGAGGTCCT
The nucleotide sequence above comes from Microtus pennsylvanicus isolate mMicPen1 chromosome 7, mMicPen1.hap1, whole genome shotgun sequence. Encoded proteins:
- the Lrrc75b gene encoding leucine-rich repeat-containing protein 75B; its protein translation is MGARLGRRARAAAGSDAPAAEGSGPAPYERRVRWLREIQSTLRERRPERARQLLRLLRQDLGLEGNLLTDILYRNVALLNLVDPISHDLLVNLARDLQCPKKDHEPWKSSDKICRQLIYHLTPHSKRKPHRKTQNSLKSGLQKTLLAGETVDLSGIPLSTRDVQHITRYLSSHGVELVVLDLSFTELSDELLHLLLPSLWALPRLTQLLLNGNRLTRAAARELTEAIKDTAKFPVLAWVDLGNNVDVSSLPQPLLVGLRRRLSQHTSLPTIYEGLDFEPGGGTAGTTAAVSTWGSAANEPGLEPQGCCAR